A portion of the Synechococcales cyanobacterium T60_A2020_003 genome contains these proteins:
- a CDS encoding methionine gamma-lyase family protein, giving the protein MDSPNRLLEAQQALSTTFSAIDTQVKENLKRVLSAFRDHHVGVQHFASVSGYGHDDLGRQVFDHVFASVMQAEAACVRVQFVSGTHAIACALYGILRPGDELLAVAGAPYDTLEEVIGVRGSNQGSLKDFGISYRELDLLPDGTLDWAGLKTAIRPETRMVLIQRSCGYSWRSSLAIADIEKIVQIVKQQNPHTVCFVDNCYGEFVEDREPTAVGADLMAGSLIKNPGGTIVTAGGYVAGRSDLVEMAACRLTAPGIGSEGGATFDQNRLLFQGLFLAPQMVGEAIKGNHLTAYVFKELGYPVNPAPFAPRRDVIQAIKLGSPEKIIAFCRAIQEYSPIGSYLTPVPAEMPGYESELVMAGGTFIDGSTSEFSADGPLREPYLVFCQGGTHWTHVAIALEAAIDAISTLT; this is encoded by the coding sequence ATGGATAGTCCAAATCGGCTACTTGAGGCTCAACAAGCCCTCAGTACCACCTTCTCCGCCATCGATACCCAAGTGAAGGAAAATCTCAAGCGAGTTCTATCCGCTTTTCGAGATCACCATGTAGGTGTGCAGCACTTTGCCAGCGTTTCTGGATACGGCCACGACGATCTGGGTCGTCAAGTGTTCGATCACGTATTCGCGTCGGTTATGCAAGCAGAGGCAGCTTGTGTCCGGGTGCAATTTGTCTCTGGCACACACGCGATCGCCTGTGCGCTGTACGGCATCTTACGTCCCGGGGATGAGCTACTCGCTGTTGCAGGTGCGCCCTACGATACCTTAGAGGAAGTTATTGGGGTACGCGGCTCAAATCAAGGATCTCTTAAGGATTTCGGAATTTCCTACCGCGAACTGGATTTGTTACCCGACGGAACCCTAGATTGGGCGGGGTTGAAAACGGCGATTCGTCCGGAAACACGGATGGTATTGATCCAGCGTTCCTGTGGCTATTCCTGGCGATCGAGTTTGGCGATCGCTGATATTGAAAAGATCGTCCAGATCGTCAAACAGCAAAATCCCCACACCGTCTGCTTTGTGGATAACTGCTATGGCGAGTTTGTGGAGGATCGGGAACCCACCGCCGTTGGCGCAGATTTAATGGCGGGATCGCTGATCAAAAATCCGGGGGGTACGATCGTAACGGCGGGTGGCTACGTGGCAGGACGGTCGGATCTGGTGGAAATGGCGGCCTGTCGGCTGACGGCTCCCGGCATTGGCAGTGAAGGGGGTGCGACATTTGACCAGAATCGGTTGCTGTTTCAAGGGCTGTTTCTAGCGCCGCAGATGGTGGGCGAGGCGATCAAGGGCAATCACCTCACCGCTTACGTATTCAAAGAACTAGGCTATCCGGTGAATCCGGCTCCCTTTGCTCCCCGCCGGGACGTGATTCAGGCGATCAAGCTCGGTTCTCCCGAAAAGATCATCGCCTTCTGTCGCGCCATTCAGGAGTATTCCCCCATCGGTTCCTACCTCACCCCCGTTCCGGCGGAAATGCCGGGGTACGAGAGCGAACTGGTGATGGCTGGGGGCACGTTTATCGACGGCAGCACCTCAGAATTTTCTGCGGATGGCCCTCTGCGAGAACCCTACCTCGTCTTTTGCCAAGGGGGAACCCACTGGACCCACGTGGCGATCGCCCTCGAAGCCGCGATCGATGCTATCAGTACGTTGACCTAA
- a CDS encoding acyl-CoA desaturase, producing MAVASSPVTSLKPNWGVILFMTFIHVMALFAFLPGNFSWAAVGVMLLLHWITGGLGITLGLHRLVSHRSFQVPKLLEYFLVFCASLACQGGPIEWVGLHRHHHAYSDQNNDHHDSSKGFWWSHMGWMMYEVPAKKELDRFTKDISSDPVYRFLDKYFLLVQAALGVVLYVLGGWPFVIWGIFVRLVLVYHCTWFVNSATHKWGYRSHESGDRSTNCWWVALVTYGEGWHNNHHAYQYSARHGLQWWEFDITWLTICFLERLGLATKVKLPASS from the coding sequence ATGGCAGTTGCAAGTTCTCCTGTTACATCCTTAAAGCCAAACTGGGGCGTCATTTTGTTCATGACGTTTATCCATGTGATGGCTCTTTTTGCGTTCCTACCTGGCAACTTTAGCTGGGCAGCTGTTGGGGTTATGTTACTTCTGCATTGGATTACTGGCGGGCTAGGCATTACCCTAGGGTTGCACCGACTCGTGAGCCATCGCAGCTTTCAAGTTCCCAAGTTGCTAGAGTATTTCTTAGTATTTTGCGCTAGTTTGGCGTGTCAGGGTGGGCCGATTGAGTGGGTTGGTTTGCATCGCCATCACCATGCTTATTCTGACCAAAATAACGATCATCACGATTCAAGCAAGGGCTTCTGGTGGAGCCATATGGGCTGGATGATGTATGAAGTTCCAGCCAAAAAAGAGTTAGACCGTTTTACAAAAGATATTTCAAGTGATCCGGTTTATCGGTTTCTTGATAAATATTTCTTGCTGGTTCAAGCGGCGCTAGGTGTCGTGTTGTACGTCTTAGGTGGCTGGCCGTTTGTGATTTGGGGGATTTTTGTCCGCTTGGTGCTGGTGTATCACTGTACCTGGTTTGTGAACAGTGCCACCCATAAGTGGGGCTATCGCAGCCATGAGTCGGGCGATCGCTCCACGAACTGCTGGTGGGTTGCCCTCGTCACCTACGGTGAAGGCTGGCACAACAACCACCATGCTTACCAGTATTCGGCTCGGCATGGGCTGCAATGGTGGGAGTTTGATATAACCTGGCTGACCATTTGCTTCTTAGAACGGCTGGGGCTGGCTACGAAGGTGAAGCTTCCGGCAAGCAGTTAG
- a CDS encoding 2TM domain-containing protein: MPPRWPRKPDRNDPAFRKLDDRMTFATHVALFAASNSGLWFVRTLQQADWAWPVWVTGGWLAALVAHGIYIFAIADYSDPTASTTSPKGFAKK; this comes from the coding sequence ATGCCTCCTCGTTGGCCTCGAAAACCTGACCGCAATGACCCGGCCTTCCGTAAACTGGATGACCGCATGACCTTTGCAACCCATGTCGCCCTATTCGCCGCTTCGAATTCAGGACTGTGGTTTGTGCGTACCCTCCAGCAAGCCGACTGGGCTTGGCCTGTGTGGGTGACGGGAGGCTGGCTTGCGGCCTTAGTGGCTCATGGCATTTACATTTTCGCGATCGCCGATTATTCGGATCCCACGGCATCGACGACTAGCCCAAAAGGATTTGCCAAGAAATAG